One stretch of Shewanella sp. Arc9-LZ DNA includes these proteins:
- a CDS encoding TlpA disulfide reductase family protein yields the protein MKLVWFGISILALFFLSFMPLHIADAASKMEESVAPNFELTHADGQPFNLHDHAGKPVILHFWATWCPYCKKLQPGLEKLRLKYQHTDLQMIGISFKEDVGATPGQSLLDRGVKMKTLVLGDEVAKLYGVRGTPTTVFIDRTGHIAWVTNTSNPDDPNLEKALQFLVD from the coding sequence ATGAAATTAGTTTGGTTTGGAATAAGTATATTGGCATTGTTCTTTTTGTCTTTCATGCCGTTACACATAGCTGATGCGGCGTCGAAGATGGAAGAATCCGTTGCTCCTAACTTTGAGTTAACTCATGCTGATGGTCAGCCATTTAATCTACATGACCACGCGGGAAAACCAGTCATTTTGCATTTTTGGGCTACATGGTGTCCATATTGTAAAAAACTTCAACCCGGCTTAGAAAAGCTGCGGCTTAAATATCAACATACAGACTTACAAATGATTGGTATTAGTTTTAAAGAAGATGTCGGCGCAACTCCCGGACAAAGCTTGCTAGATCGAGGGGTAAAGATGAAAACGTTGGTTTTAGGAGATGAGGTTGCTAAGTTGTATGGCGTAAGAGGCACACCGACAACAGTATTTATTGACCGCACTGGCCATATTGCGTGGGTGACAAATACATCTAATCCTGACGATCCTAATTTAGAAAAAGCGCTGCAGTTTTTAGTAGACTGA
- a CDS encoding hydroxymethylglutaryl-CoA lyase: protein MLPTKVSIFEVGARDGLQNEVPVTTADKLTLITQLGDAGIKRIEAGSFVSPKWVPQMADSDAVLQQLKRQAGVVYSALTPNLKGFELALAAGADEVAIFGAASESFSQKNINCSIDESIGRFIPLMEAAKQHGIAVRGYVSCVLGCPYEGDIAVSEVARVSEILYKMGCYEISLGDTIGVGTPNKARQMVEAVAKVVPVDKLALHFHDTYGQALANILACLDTGVSVFDASVAGLGGCPYAKGASGNLATEDLVYMLHGMGIDTGIDLAKLAFAGDNISRALGRTNGSKVANAIRT from the coding sequence ATGTTACCGACTAAAGTGAGCATTTTTGAAGTTGGCGCCCGTGACGGTTTACAAAACGAAGTGCCAGTGACCACTGCAGACAAACTCACGCTAATCACACAACTTGGTGATGCAGGTATTAAGCGTATTGAAGCAGGCAGCTTTGTGTCACCTAAGTGGGTGCCACAAATGGCCGATTCTGATGCCGTATTGCAGCAACTCAAACGACAAGCTGGTGTGGTTTACAGTGCATTAACCCCTAACCTAAAAGGCTTTGAACTAGCCCTTGCTGCAGGTGCGGATGAAGTGGCTATTTTTGGCGCCGCATCTGAAAGCTTCAGTCAAAAAAATATTAATTGCTCAATCGATGAGTCAATCGGACGCTTTATTCCGTTAATGGAAGCCGCCAAACAACATGGGATTGCAGTGCGTGGCTACGTGTCTTGTGTGCTGGGTTGTCCGTACGAGGGCGACATTGCAGTGAGTGAAGTCGCGAGAGTATCTGAGATCCTTTATAAAATGGGTTGTTACGAAATCTCATTAGGCGACACCATCGGTGTTGGCACTCCCAATAAAGCGCGGCAGATGGTTGAAGCTGTCGCCAAAGTGGTTCCGGTTGATAAGTTAGCCTTGCATTTTCATGACACATACGGTCAAGCATTAGCCAATATTCTGGCCTGTCTCGACACTGGTGTCAGCGTATTTGATGCATCAGTCGCCGGTCTTGGTGGTTGCCCATATGCGAAAGGGGCTTCGGGCAATCTCGCCACTGAAGATCTGGTCTACATGCTCCATGGCATGGGAATTGATACCGGTATTGACTTAGCTAAGCTGGCATTTGCTGGCGACAACATTAGTCGCGCATTAGGCCGAACCAATGGGTCTAAAGTGGCAAATGCAATCAGAACGTAA
- a CDS encoding isovaleryl-CoA dehydrogenase, producing the protein MSDLYTSLNFGLGEDVDMLRDAVRGFAANEIAPMAAQVDIDNEFPNQLWPVLGDMGLLGVTVDEQYGGANMGYLAHVVAMEEISRASASIGLSYGAHSNLCVNQINRNGNDAQKAKYLPKLVSGEHIGALAMSEPNAGSDVVSMKLNARKEGDRYILNGNKMWITNGPDAHTYVIYAKTDIEKGAHGITAFIVERGSKGFTQAQKLDKLGMRGSNTCELVFEDCEVPEENILGGLNNGVKVLMSGLDYERVVLSGGPLGIMSACMDIVVPYIHEREQFGKSIGQFQLVQGKLADMYTGMNAARAYVYSVAKSCDRGETTRKDAAGAILYSAELATKMALDAIQLLGGNGYVNEYATGRLLRDAKLYEIGAGTSEIRRMLIGRELFNESK; encoded by the coding sequence ATGAGCGATTTATATACCAGCTTAAACTTTGGTTTAGGTGAAGATGTTGACATGTTACGCGACGCTGTTCGCGGTTTTGCGGCCAACGAAATTGCGCCTATGGCCGCCCAAGTCGATATCGACAATGAGTTCCCTAATCAATTATGGCCAGTACTTGGCGATATGGGTTTATTAGGTGTCACTGTTGATGAACAATATGGTGGAGCCAACATGGGCTACCTTGCGCACGTTGTCGCAATGGAAGAAATCTCCCGCGCATCAGCCTCTATTGGCTTAAGTTATGGCGCTCACTCAAACTTATGTGTAAACCAAATTAACCGTAATGGTAATGACGCTCAAAAAGCAAAATATTTACCTAAGCTAGTCAGTGGTGAGCACATTGGTGCACTTGCGATGAGCGAACCTAATGCGGGATCAGATGTGGTTTCAATGAAACTGAATGCTCGCAAAGAAGGTGACCGCTACATCCTTAACGGCAATAAAATGTGGATCACCAACGGTCCAGATGCCCACACCTATGTTATTTACGCCAAAACCGACATCGAAAAAGGTGCACATGGCATTACTGCGTTTATCGTTGAACGTGGGTCTAAAGGTTTTACTCAAGCACAAAAATTAGACAAGCTAGGTATGCGCGGTTCAAACACCTGTGAACTTGTATTTGAAGACTGTGAAGTACCAGAAGAGAACATCTTAGGCGGCCTAAATAATGGCGTAAAAGTGTTAATGAGTGGCCTTGATTACGAACGTGTTGTTTTGTCTGGTGGCCCATTAGGTATTATGTCTGCCTGCATGGACATCGTGGTGCCTTACATTCATGAACGCGAACAATTCGGTAAATCGATTGGTCAATTCCAATTGGTGCAAGGCAAGTTAGCCGATATGTACACGGGTATGAACGCTGCACGCGCTTATGTTTACAGTGTGGCTAAATCATGTGACCGCGGTGAAACTACCCGTAAAGATGCCGCTGGCGCGATTTTATACAGCGCAGAGCTTGCCACTAAAATGGCCTTAGATGCCATTCAATTACTCGGCGGAAATGGCTATGTGAATGAATACGCAACTGGCCGTTTATTACGTGATGCTAAGCTTTACGAAATTGGTGCTGGCACCTCTGAAATTCGCCGCATGTTAATTGGTCGCGAATTGTTTAACGAGTCAAAGTAA
- a CDS encoding enoyl-CoA hydratase-related protein: protein MLSNQYKFIECRLDKGVAELILNRVEVHNAFDEVMISEMIQAIESFASNNQCNMLILRANGKNFSAGADLNWMRKQAKMDFEQNLTDAHELAKLMHVLDKFPKPTIALVQGAAFGGALGLICCCDIAIANTRSSFCLSEVKLGLIPAVISPYVVRAMGNRQSRRFMLTAERFSADVALTHQVIHEVNDDLDAAAAPFIAAFNANSPQGMAWAKNLVSHLENGVIDDATLNFTSEQIARIRVSDEGQEGLNAFFEKRTPTWQTAKSDPQGAQ from the coding sequence ATGTTATCAAACCAATATAAGTTCATTGAATGCCGTCTAGACAAAGGGGTGGCAGAGCTCATTTTAAACCGAGTTGAAGTGCATAATGCCTTTGATGAAGTGATGATTAGCGAGATGATCCAGGCTATCGAAAGCTTTGCCAGTAACAATCAATGCAATATGTTGATTTTGCGTGCTAATGGTAAAAACTTCAGTGCTGGCGCCGACCTCAATTGGATGCGCAAACAAGCAAAAATGGACTTTGAACAAAATCTGACTGATGCCCATGAGCTTGCCAAGCTGATGCACGTGTTAGACAAGTTTCCAAAACCCACTATTGCCTTAGTACAAGGCGCGGCCTTTGGTGGCGCGTTAGGACTAATTTGTTGTTGCGATATTGCCATTGCCAACACCCGTTCAAGCTTTTGCTTAAGCGAAGTCAAGCTGGGGCTTATCCCTGCTGTGATAAGTCCGTATGTGGTTCGTGCTATGGGTAATCGCCAATCGCGTCGCTTTATGCTGACCGCTGAACGCTTTAGTGCTGATGTTGCCTTAACCCATCAAGTCATTCATGAAGTTAACGACGACTTAGATGCTGCTGCGGCCCCTTTTATCGCAGCATTTAATGCCAACAGTCCTCAGGGCATGGCATGGGCAAAAAATCTCGTATCGCATTTAGAAAACGGCGTGATTGACGACGCTACGCTCAATTTTACCAGCGAGCAAATTGCTCGGATTCGTGTATCAGATGAAGGTCAAGAAGGCCTTAATGCTTTCTTTGAAAAACGTACGCCAACATGGCAAACCGCTAAATCTGATCCACAAGGAGCCCAATAA
- a CDS encoding CoA transferase subunit A, whose protein sequence is MAGFNKVVHSYEEALAGLNDDMTIMVGGFGLCGIPEGLINHMVKLGVKGLTAISNNAGVDDFGLGLLLKQHQISTMIASYVGENATFEQQMLSGELNVILTPQGTLAEKIRAGGAGIPAFFTATGYGTPIADGKETREIKGRHYVLEESLTADFALVRAWKADTMGNLVFRKTAANFNPMMATAGKITVVEAEEIVEPGELDPDHIHTPGIYVDRVIKASFEKRIEQRTVKAAK, encoded by the coding sequence ATGGCAGGATTCAATAAAGTCGTCCACAGCTATGAAGAAGCACTGGCAGGACTGAATGACGACATGACCATTATGGTCGGCGGGTTTGGTTTGTGTGGTATTCCTGAAGGCTTAATAAACCACATGGTTAAATTGGGTGTTAAAGGCTTAACCGCAATTTCAAACAATGCTGGTGTTGATGATTTTGGTTTAGGCTTGTTACTTAAACAACATCAAATTTCAACCATGATAGCCTCTTATGTTGGCGAAAATGCCACCTTTGAACAACAAATGTTGTCTGGTGAGCTTAATGTGATACTCACGCCACAAGGCACATTGGCTGAAAAAATTCGTGCTGGCGGTGCGGGTATTCCGGCATTTTTCACCGCAACAGGTTACGGCACGCCGATTGCTGACGGTAAAGAAACGCGCGAAATTAAAGGTCGTCACTACGTATTAGAAGAATCATTGACGGCAGACTTTGCCTTAGTTCGTGCATGGAAAGCCGACACCATGGGTAATTTGGTATTTCGAAAAACCGCCGCTAACTTCAATCCAATGATGGCCACCGCAGGTAAAATTACCGTGGTTGAGGCTGAAGAAATTGTTGAACCTGGTGAGTTAGATCCAGACCACATTCATACACCCGGTATTTATGTTGATCGCGTTATCAAAGCCAGCTTTGAGAAACGAATTGAGCAACGTACCGTCAAAGCTGCGAAATAA
- a CDS encoding carboxyl transferase domain-containing protein gives MTQLSSRINPRSDEFKAKSDSMALLVDDLQQKLKKIEQGGGPVALERHLSRGKLLPRQRVEKLLDPGSPFLEISQFAAYEVYDEEVPAAGVIAGIGRVSGIECMIIANDATVKGGTYYPITVKKHLRAQDIASRCHLPCIYLVDSGGANLPRQDEVFPDRDHFGRIFYNQAQMSAKGIPQIAVVMGLCTAGGAYVPAMADESIIVKDQGTIFLAGPPLVKAATGEEVSAEELGGAEVHTKISGVADHLAQNDDHALELARRAVLRLNHQKEIKSLLSPVKPPQFDIHELYGIVGTDLKKPFDVKEVIARVVDDSDFDEFKANYGATLVCGFARIHGYPVGIVANNGILFSESAQKGAHFIELCCQRKIPLLFLQNITGFMVGKKYEHEGIAKHGAKMVTAVSCANVPKFTVIIGGSYGAGNYGMCGRAFEPTMMWMWPNARISVMGGEQAAGVLATVRRDGLARKGVEWSAEDEQAFRKPIVEQYEKEGHPYHASARLWDDGIIDPAQTRDVVGLALSAALNAPIEDTRFGVFRM, from the coding sequence ATGACGCAACTGAGCAGCCGTATCAATCCTCGCAGTGACGAATTTAAAGCCAAGTCAGACAGCATGGCGTTATTGGTCGATGATCTTCAACAAAAACTAAAAAAAATCGAACAAGGTGGCGGCCCAGTCGCCTTAGAGCGCCATTTATCTCGTGGTAAGTTATTGCCGCGTCAACGCGTAGAAAAGCTGCTCGACCCAGGTTCCCCCTTCTTAGAAATATCGCAATTTGCCGCTTACGAAGTCTACGATGAAGAAGTCCCTGCCGCAGGCGTCATTGCCGGTATTGGTCGAGTCAGTGGTATTGAGTGCATGATTATTGCCAACGACGCCACAGTAAAAGGCGGTACTTATTACCCTATTACCGTGAAAAAGCATCTACGTGCGCAAGACATCGCCAGCCGTTGTCACTTACCGTGTATCTACTTAGTCGATTCTGGTGGCGCGAATTTACCTCGCCAAGATGAAGTATTTCCAGATCGCGATCATTTCGGCCGAATTTTCTATAACCAAGCACAGATGTCAGCTAAAGGCATTCCGCAAATTGCGGTAGTAATGGGCTTGTGTACCGCTGGCGGTGCTTATGTTCCTGCGATGGCTGACGAATCAATTATTGTCAAAGATCAAGGCACTATCTTTTTAGCAGGTCCGCCATTAGTTAAAGCGGCTACCGGTGAAGAAGTGAGTGCCGAAGAGCTTGGTGGTGCAGAAGTTCACACCAAAATATCCGGTGTTGCCGATCATTTAGCCCAAAATGACGATCACGCGCTTGAGCTTGCTCGCCGTGCAGTACTGCGACTTAATCATCAAAAAGAAATCAAAAGCTTATTAAGCCCAGTCAAACCACCACAATTCGATATCCATGAATTGTACGGCATTGTTGGTACCGATCTTAAAAAGCCGTTTGACGTAAAAGAAGTCATTGCCCGTGTGGTTGATGACTCTGACTTTGACGAATTTAAAGCCAACTACGGTGCAACCTTAGTGTGTGGTTTTGCCCGTATACATGGTTATCCAGTAGGAATTGTGGCCAATAACGGCATTCTTTTTTCCGAATCGGCGCAAAAAGGCGCTCACTTCATTGAACTGTGTTGCCAACGTAAAATTCCGCTGTTATTCCTACAAAACATTACTGGCTTTATGGTGGGTAAAAAGTACGAACACGAAGGCATTGCTAAACATGGTGCCAAAATGGTGACCGCAGTGTCTTGCGCTAACGTGCCTAAATTTACCGTGATTATCGGTGGCAGTTATGGCGCGGGTAACTACGGCATGTGTGGTCGCGCATTTGAACCGACCATGATGTGGATGTGGCCAAACGCCCGTATTTCGGTAATGGGTGGCGAACAAGCTGCTGGTGTATTAGCCACAGTGCGCCGCGATGGTTTAGCGCGTAAAGGCGTTGAATGGTCGGCAGAAGACGAGCAAGCCTTCCGTAAACCAATTGTTGAACAATACGAAAAAGAAGGTCATCCGTATCATGCCAGTGCCCGACTTTGGGATGATGGCATTATCGACCCTGCACAAACGCGTGATGTGGTCGGCTTAGCCTTATCGGCAGCATTAAATGCTCCTATTGAAGACACCCGCTTTGGGGTGTTCCGCATGTAA
- a CDS encoding universal stress protein — protein MDKVFIIAQMEQAHTDAIASGLLLAKQLNKNAEVFAYSYAYFSGPESYNPRLVSVAQKQLMDQREAELKQHLVDLKGEDIPVHMVWSKYLFEHACHHSIRHGFDLMVKAVHHADHYLSTDWQLIRHTRIPLLLLTSNPLTKGNATLMAVDLATHDPIKQQLNSVVVAYGKQLAEATGTKLHLAFVLRVPKILRDMDLIDTHALVKKAYKDHQKQIAQFNMDPECIHIIAGEPELCLFELACRLKSEYFVIGARQREGLLGRIIGNTAELVLERMRSNVLIIPADDQLLAPLTW, from the coding sequence ATGGATAAGGTGTTTATTATCGCGCAAATGGAACAAGCACACACCGATGCGATAGCGAGCGGTTTGCTGTTAGCTAAGCAATTGAACAAAAATGCGGAAGTTTTTGCTTATTCTTATGCTTATTTTAGTGGTCCTGAAAGTTATAACCCTCGTTTAGTCAGCGTTGCTCAAAAGCAGTTAATGGATCAACGAGAAGCTGAATTAAAGCAGCATCTAGTGGATCTTAAAGGTGAAGATATTCCGGTACACATGGTGTGGAGCAAATATTTATTTGAACATGCCTGTCATCATTCTATTCGTCATGGATTTGACCTTATGGTGAAGGCTGTACATCATGCAGACCATTATTTATCCACTGACTGGCAGTTGATACGCCATACTCGGATCCCGTTATTATTATTAACCAGTAATCCACTCACTAAAGGCAACGCAACGTTGATGGCTGTCGATCTTGCTACTCATGATCCTATTAAACAACAGCTTAATAGCGTTGTAGTGGCATATGGTAAGCAACTTGCAGAAGCTACAGGGACCAAATTACATTTAGCGTTTGTGCTTAGGGTACCCAAAATATTACGAGATATGGATTTGATTGATACCCATGCTCTTGTTAAAAAGGCATATAAAGATCATCAAAAACAGATTGCTCAATTTAATATGGATCCCGAATGTATCCACATTATTGCTGGTGAGCCTGAACTGTGCTTGTTTGAGCTAGCCTGCAGATTGAAGAGTGAATATTTTGTGATTGGTGCTCGGCAACGAGAAGGATTATTAGGACGGATTATAGGTAATACTGCTGAGTTAGTTTTAGAGCGGATGCGCAGTAACGTATTGATTATTCCAGCAGATGATCAATTGCTTGCGCCTTTAACCTGGTAG
- a CDS encoding acetyl/propionyl/methylcrotonyl-CoA carboxylase subunit alpha, whose translation MFTKLLIANRGEIACRIIKTAQTMGVRTIALYSDADKDARHVAMADESFYLGGSAPADSYLKADLIIEIAKKSGAEAIHPGYGFLSENAEFARKCEQNGIAFIGPGSDAIDSMGSKSAAKKIMSKANVPLVPGYHGDDQTDATLIAEAKAVGFPLLIKAAYGGGGKGMRIVEHEGEILEAVKSARREASSSFGNDKLLMERYLRQPRHVEVQVFADTHGNAIYLSDRDCSIQRRHQKVVEEAPAPGLSDELRAQMGNAAVAAAKAIDYVGAGTVEFLLDTDNSFYFMEMNTRLQVEHPVTEMVTGQDLVKWQLVVASGGELPLRQDEVRIHGHSFEVRIYAEDPQNEFLPASGKLNFLREPEQNRHVRIDSGIRENDVISNFYDPMIAKLIVWDESRPRALQRLVHALESYQISGLKHNIEFLANIAEHPAFAAADFCTDFIERYGDTLIGDAAIEADTALALAGLFQVLSRKEAAKALAINSADPYSPWGLVSGFRLNSSSVHRVSLLTDASAEVQQHDLLLTAVGEQYQLCLHDQVLTLAGELKADLLLAEINGHKSKIPVSHQGDDFTLFLPSGSYHFKAILAQVIEEVVNHADKLKAPMNGTVVTHLVEVGQQVKAGQGLLVMEAMKMEYTIEAPFDGVVSEFYFQSGELVSDGAQLLNVEPLASEANVEEA comes from the coding sequence ATGTTTACCAAATTACTGATTGCTAACCGTGGTGAAATTGCTTGCCGTATTATTAAAACGGCTCAAACCATGGGTGTTCGCACCATAGCCCTTTATTCCGATGCAGACAAAGATGCCCGCCATGTAGCCATGGCAGATGAATCGTTTTATCTAGGTGGCAGCGCCCCAGCGGACTCATATTTAAAAGCTGATTTAATTATCGAGATAGCTAAAAAATCGGGCGCGGAAGCCATTCACCCTGGTTATGGTTTTTTGTCTGAAAATGCTGAGTTTGCTCGTAAATGTGAGCAAAATGGTATCGCCTTTATCGGCCCTGGCAGTGATGCTATCGATTCGATGGGCAGCAAAAGTGCCGCCAAAAAAATCATGTCAAAAGCCAATGTGCCCTTAGTGCCGGGTTATCATGGCGACGATCAAACGGATGCCACGTTAATAGCAGAAGCCAAAGCTGTTGGCTTCCCGTTACTGATTAAAGCGGCCTATGGTGGTGGCGGTAAAGGGATGCGTATCGTAGAACACGAAGGCGAAATCCTTGAAGCGGTTAAATCAGCACGCCGTGAAGCCAGCTCGTCATTTGGCAATGACAAACTGTTAATGGAACGCTACTTACGTCAACCACGTCATGTTGAAGTACAAGTATTTGCCGACACTCATGGCAATGCGATTTATTTATCGGATCGTGACTGCTCTATTCAACGTCGCCATCAAAAAGTGGTTGAAGAAGCACCTGCTCCAGGTTTGTCAGACGAACTACGAGCTCAGATGGGTAACGCAGCCGTTGCAGCCGCCAAAGCCATTGATTATGTTGGCGCGGGCACCGTTGAGTTTTTACTCGATACCGATAATAGCTTCTACTTCATGGAAATGAACACCCGTTTGCAAGTAGAGCATCCGGTTACCGAAATGGTCACAGGCCAAGACTTAGTAAAATGGCAGCTAGTTGTCGCCAGTGGTGGTGAATTACCGCTGCGCCAAGATGAAGTGCGTATTCATGGTCACTCATTTGAAGTGCGAATTTACGCTGAAGATCCGCAAAACGAATTTTTACCTGCCAGCGGTAAGCTCAATTTTTTACGTGAACCAGAACAAAATCGTCACGTGCGTATCGATTCAGGTATTCGTGAAAACGATGTCATTAGTAACTTTTATGACCCGATGATCGCCAAACTGATTGTATGGGATGAGTCGCGCCCTCGCGCACTACAACGTTTAGTACACGCACTTGAGTCATACCAAATCAGTGGCCTTAAACATAACATCGAGTTTTTAGCCAACATTGCTGAACACCCAGCCTTTGCTGCGGCAGACTTCTGTACTGACTTTATTGAGCGTTATGGCGACACCTTAATTGGTGACGCAGCTATTGAAGCAGATACTGCGTTAGCACTAGCAGGACTTTTTCAAGTGCTGTCACGTAAAGAAGCGGCAAAAGCGCTGGCCATAAACAGCGCCGACCCATATTCGCCTTGGGGCCTCGTGAGCGGCTTTAGACTCAATAGTTCAAGCGTGCATCGTGTGTCGTTATTAACTGACGCATCAGCCGAAGTGCAACAACATGACTTGCTACTGACAGCCGTTGGCGAACAATATCAATTGTGTTTACACGACCAAGTGTTGACGTTAGCGGGTGAATTGAAAGCCGATTTACTCTTAGCTGAGATTAATGGCCATAAGAGCAAAATCCCTGTTAGCCATCAAGGCGATGACTTTACGCTATTTTTACCATCTGGCAGTTATCACTTTAAAGCCATATTGGCTCAAGTGATTGAAGAAGTGGTTAACCATGCAGATAAGCTTAAGGCCCCCATGAATGGCACTGTTGTGACTCATTTAGTGGAAGTGGGCCAGCAAGTTAAAGCAGGCCAAGGTTTATTAGTGATGGAAGCCATGAAAATGGAATACACCATCGAGGCACCATTTGATGGCGTGGTGAGCGAGTTTTATTTCCAAAGCGGTGAGCTTGTCAGTGACGGTGCACAACTATTAAACGTTGAACCATTAGCCTCTGAAGCTAACGTCGAGGAAGCGTAA
- a CDS encoding 3-oxoacid CoA-transferase subunit B has protein sequence MALTREQLAQRVAKELQDGFYVNLGIGIPTLVANYIPQGMQVMLQSENGLLGMGEFPTEENIDADLINAGKQTVTAVAGASFFSSAESFAMIRGGHVDLTVLGAFEVDVNGSIASWMIPGKLIKGMGGAMDLVAGADNIIVTMMHADKYGNSKLLSKCELPLTGYGCIKRVMTDLAFMEIKEGAFHLLERAPGVSVEEIVTKTAGKLVVPDHVPEMTF, from the coding sequence ATGGCACTGACCAGAGAACAACTCGCCCAGCGCGTAGCAAAAGAATTACAAGACGGTTTTTACGTTAATTTAGGTATTGGGATCCCTACCCTTGTGGCTAACTATATTCCTCAAGGCATGCAAGTGATGCTGCAATCTGAAAACGGTTTACTCGGCATGGGCGAGTTTCCGACAGAAGAAAACATTGATGCCGACCTTATCAACGCCGGCAAACAAACGGTTACCGCAGTGGCTGGCGCGTCATTCTTTTCATCAGCAGAAAGCTTTGCGATGATCCGTGGCGGCCACGTAGATCTCACCGTGTTAGGCGCATTTGAAGTTGATGTTAACGGCTCTATTGCCTCATGGATGATCCCAGGAAAACTGATTAAAGGCATGGGCGGCGCAATGGATTTAGTCGCTGGCGCTGATAATATTATTGTCACCATGATGCATGCAGACAAATACGGCAATTCAAAGTTATTGTCAAAATGCGAACTGCCATTAACGGGCTATGGTTGCATTAAACGTGTAATGACAGATTTGGCCTTTATGGAAATTAAAGAGGGTGCATTCCATTTACTTGAACGAGCCCCTGGCGTGTCTGTTGAAGAAATCGTCACAAAAACAGCTGGTAAGTTAGTGGTACCAGACCATGTGCCAGAAATGACTTTTTAA
- a CDS encoding cation:proton antiporter yields the protein MTIDSFVMSLFFILVVGRILGELSDQLGCPSVVGEVIAGILLGPSILNWVEPNSTLAIIAELGVILLLFDIGCETSIKRLVNAGGQAVRVALLGIALPILTTGLASLYWLSLAPFTALFFGCALTATSIGISMRVLTLYKQTQSSAGHIILGAAVIDDIVGVILLSLLFHFASSGELALSSTLMLFITITSFIVFSPPLVRAIIYFTRWLRPKTNIPGYEVFVVMSLISMFAWLAHWFGTPAILGGFAVGMGISRQFTSPLNKFLKNPFPYTYKLELSSRPLVQIFSPIFFVYVGVSLDLSQLDSSFTGLVILGWLAFIAVLSKFVAGLIAGQNWQEKCIIGAAMVPRGEVGLVFAEMGRQLGVIPAKEFAILVMIIALTTLIGPLILKYTLSKQH from the coding sequence ATGACAATAGATAGTTTTGTAATGTCATTATTCTTTATTCTAGTGGTAGGTAGAATACTCGGTGAACTGAGCGACCAACTTGGGTGTCCAAGCGTGGTGGGTGAAGTTATTGCAGGGATATTACTGGGGCCATCAATTCTCAATTGGGTAGAACCTAATAGCACATTAGCTATTATCGCAGAACTTGGGGTTATCCTATTACTTTTTGATATTGGGTGCGAAACCTCAATTAAACGGCTCGTCAATGCAGGAGGTCAAGCCGTTCGGGTCGCATTATTAGGGATTGCTTTACCCATATTAACAACAGGACTTGCCAGTCTTTATTGGTTGTCCCTAGCACCTTTTACAGCCTTATTTTTTGGTTGTGCCCTCACCGCCACCAGCATTGGTATATCAATGCGCGTGTTAACACTATACAAACAGACCCAAAGTTCAGCTGGACATATTATTCTTGGAGCCGCGGTAATTGATGATATTGTCGGAGTGATACTGCTTAGTTTGTTGTTTCATTTTGCTTCCTCAGGTGAATTGGCATTAAGCTCAACACTGATGTTGTTTATCACGATAACCAGTTTTATCGTTTTCAGCCCCCCACTTGTTAGAGCTATCATTTATTTTACCCGCTGGTTACGTCCCAAAACGAATATCCCGGGTTATGAAGTGTTTGTGGTAATGTCACTGATTAGCATGTTTGCATGGCTGGCACACTGGTTTGGCACACCAGCAATATTAGGTGGGTTTGCAGTTGGCATGGGTATATCGCGGCAGTTTACTTCGCCATTAAATAAATTTTTGAAAAATCCCTTTCCTTACACTTATAAACTAGAACTGTCCTCTCGCCCGCTGGTGCAAATATTCAGCCCGATATTTTTTGTTTATGTCGGAGTTAGCCTCGATCTCAGCCAGCTAGATTCAAGTTTTACAGGTTTAGTCATTCTAGGATGGTTAGCGTTTATTGCTGTATTAAGTAAGTTCGTGGCAGGTTTAATAGCAGGTCAGAACTGGCAAGAAAAATGTATCATTGGTGCCGCGATGGTACCTCGTGGAGAGGTTGGGCTAGTTTTCGCGGAAATGGGCCGTCAACTTGGGGTGATACCAGCTAAAGAGTTTGCAATATTAGTTATGATTATCGCCCTAACGACCCTAATAGGGCCGCTTATTTTGAAATATACGTTAAGTAAGCAGCATTAA